The DNA window TCGCCAAGATCAAGATTGATGGCCATGTTTTTAGGATTGAGGTTCTTTATAAAGCTGTGGGGACCCTGGAGCCGCACATCAAGAAAATTGGGAATGTTGTTGGTTATAATAAGCGCTTCCGGTTGATTGAGTTTTTCAAGGGGCAGAAGGTATGACCACTCTGCGTTTCTTTCACCAGATACGATGGCCCATAGAAAAATAGCGATAAGTAAAGAAAGTATCTTGAGGTGAAGGTTTTCCGTAAAGACCCTTCCTATGCTTGCCGTAAGATTATTTTTCGCCACTTGCCAATCCTTTGTGACCCTTTTTTCTAAAATGCCGTAAGAGGTTTTCTTTCAATATGTTCGTATCGAGGTCTTGCGTGATGATGCCTCCCTCTACGATGGAGGTCCTTCCCCGCTCTTCTGAAACGACGATGACAACGGCATCTGTCTCCTCCGTAAGTCCCATGGCTGCTTTATGCCTTGTTCCCAGCGATTTGTCAAAAACAGGGTTTGCCGTCAGGGGCAAGAGGGCGCCTGCTGCGGTGATGCGTCCATCCTGAATGATAATGGCGCCGTCATGTATGGGAGAGTTGGGCAGAAATATGCTGTGCAAAACCTCTTTATTGACGGCTGCATCGAGCTTTACCCCAATATCGACATAATCCTTGAGGCCGATTTCCCTTTCCAGAACGATAAGGGCGCCTATTTTTTTGTTTGCAAGCGAAACTGCCGCCTTCATGATTTCATCAATAACCCTCGATTCATCAACGGTTTCAGAATAGGTAAAAAAGGGAACCGTTCCTACGCGGGTTAGCGCCCTCCGGATGTCATGCTGGAATATGACGATAATAACGAGGATTATGGAACTGAGAAAATTAGTCAGGATCCAGTGAAGGATCAGAAGCTCTGCTTTTTGTGAAATAAAGTAGACAAGAAAGATAACTGAAAAACCTTTCAGCATCTGCACAGCTCTTGTCCCCTGTATAAGAAGAAGTACCCTGTAAATAATGAAGGCGACAACAAGTATGTCCAGTGTGTCCCTCCACCATGAAAATTCCTTCAGCAGTTCGGGCAAGACCTTCTCCTTCTTTGCCGTTAGTTAGATTTTAGTATTGCATCAGCGACTTTCACAGCCTTTGCTGCTTCCCTGACATCATGGACCCTTATGATATGGGCGCCTTTTTCAATGGCAAGTATTGAAGCTGCTATGGTTCCTTCGACTCTTTCTTCAGGTGGAGCGTCAAGAATTTGCCCGACAAAGGATTTTCTTGATGGACCAATGAGGATTGCCTTACCCAAAACGTTGAATTCGCCGAGCCTGTTAATCAACTGCAGGTTATCTTCAAAGCGCTTTCCAAATCCTATTCCAGGGTCGATGATGATCTTTTCAGAGGCTATCCCCGCTTCTTCGGCCAGAAAAATTGATTCTTCAAGGTAGCCTTTAACCTCATCCATAAGTGAGTCATACTGAGGATTTATCTGCATGTTTCCCGGTTTCCCCTTAATATGCATCACTATGACAGGGCAATTTGCCTCCGCTGCAACCCGGGCCATATGGGGGTCGAATCGCAGACCGCTTATATCGTTGATGATATGGGCCCCTGCATCTATAACCCTCCTGGCCACTTCAGCTTTATAAGTATCCACAGAGATGGGGACGCTTACGCTTTTTGCGAGAACCTTGATGACGGGAAGAATCCTCTTTAATTCTTCTTCCCCGGAAACAGGCGCGGCGCCCGGTCTTGTCGACTCTCCTCCCATATCGATAATATGAGCCCCGTCATCAATCATCCTGGCAGCCTGGTCAATGGCCTTAAAGGGATCGAGATAATTTCCCCCGTCGGAAAAAGAATCGGGCGTCACATTAAGTATCCCCATAATATGGGTTCTGTCGCCCAGCGGCAATATGCCGCCGCCGTAATCAAGGTCGACGTTTTCTCTTTTAAGGGGGCAAATAGTTTCATTGCCCTTTTTCCTTATTTGAGAACTGGTGACCTCCTTTAATTTATGGACAGCCATTTCCTGACTCTTTGTTCCTGTGAAAAGGGTATGGGCAGTTGTGAAACCGGCCGCAAGGCTTCTTCCGGCAAAACAATAACAGCATTATCGATTTATGCCATAGCGCCTGCCGGTTCAGGAGGCGTCGGTTTTTTTCTGCTTTTTACAACAGTCTTTTTTCTGGCAGGCTCAGGCTTGGCGCCCTTTATTATCTCCTCAACCTCAGTACCTTCAAGTGATTCCTTGACAAGCAGTTCTTCCGTAAGGCGATAGAGATAGTCTATGTTTTTCTTTAGCAGATTCGTTGCTCTTTCATAGCCTTCGGTAACAATGCGCTTTACCTCTTCATCTATACTGATAGCGGTTGCTTCGCTATAATCCTTGTGCTGGGCAAATTCTCTGCCGAGAAAAATCTGCTCTTCTTTTTTTCCAAAGGCAAGAGGCCCCATTTTATCACTCATTCCCCATTCACAAACCATCTTTCTGGCAAGGTCCGTCGCTCTTTCAATGTCATTGCCCGCTCCTGTTGAGAGTTCATCGAGAACAATCTCTTCTGCAACCCTGCCCCCCATAAGGATGGCAATTCTGGCAAGCAGTCCGTCTCTGCTGTAGGTATGCCTTTCGTCAATGGGCAATTGCTGCGTAATTCCCAGCGCCATGCCCCTGGGAATGATGGATACTTTATGAATAGGATCGGAACCGGGAATGAGCTTGGCTACAAGCGTATGACCGGCTTCATGATAAGCGGTGCTCTTTTTCTCTTCTTCGCTGATGATCATACTCTTTCTTTCAACACCCATGAGCACCTTGTCTTTGGCCTCGTCCAGTTCTACCATGCTGACCTTGTCTCTGTCCCTTCTTGCCGCCAAAAGAGCGGCCTCGTTAACGAGGTTGGCAAGATCGGCCCCTGAAAATCCCGGTGTCCCTCTTGCAATGATGGCAAGATCGATTTGCCCATCCAGTGGTATATTCTTGGTGTGAACTTCCAGGATTTTTTCTCTTCCCTTTACGTCAGGTCTTGGCACAACGACCTGCCTGTCGAATCTTCCCGGCCTCATCAATGCAGGATCGAGAACGTCCGGCCTGTTAGTGGCAGAAATAAGAATAACGCCTTCATTGGATTCAAAACCATCCATTTCGACAAGAAGCTGGTTGAGGGTCTGTTCTCTTTCATCATGCCCTCCTCCGAGACCTGCGCCCCTGTGGCGGCCGACGGCATCGATTTCATCGATAAATATGATGCAGGGCGCATTTTTCTTTCCCTGAGTAAAGAGGTCTCTTACTCTTGAAGCGCCGACGCCGACAAACATTTCCACAAAGTCTGAACCGCTTATGGTAAAGAAGGGAACCCCTGCTTCACCAGCTATTGCCTTGGCCAGAAGAGTTTTTCCTGTCCCCGGAGGACCTACGAGGAGGACGCCTTTTGGGATCTTGCCACCGAGCTTGGTAAATTTTTTCGGGTTTTTCAGGAATTCAATGATTTCTTCCAGTTCGACCTTTGCTTCCTCCACGCCGGCAACATCTTTAAAGGTTACCTTCTGCTGGTCTTCGGTAAGCAGCTTTGCCCTGCTTTTTCCGAAAGACATGGCCTTCCCCCCCCCTGACTGCATCTGCCTCATAAAGAATATCCATACGGCAATAAGAAGCAGCATGGGGAACCATGAAATAAATATGGTCCAAATGGACACGGATTCTTCATGGGGCATTGCCTTGATGCGAACACCCTTATCTCTGAGTGTTCTTACAAGATCGGGATCATCAGGCGCATAGGAAGTAAATTCCCTTCCGTCTGTATATTTCCCCATTAAGTTTCTTCCCTGGATGGTAACGTCAGCCACATCCCCCTGTTCAACTGAAATCATGAAATCACTGAACAGAGCCTCGTCCGGCTTATGCTGAGGCTGGTTGAAGAGACTGAAAAGAAGTATTAGAGTTAACCCCATGACAAGCCAAAGGGTGAGGTTCTTCGAAAAATTATTCACTATTTCCTCCTGAAGTTTCTATAAGTACTAATTCCTAAAAAAATAACATAAAAAAGCCTGTTTTTACAACAGAAATCAGTTTTTTGATACTTTAAGTATATCTTTACTGCGACAATCTGCAATGGCGTTTCCGCCATGCCTCAATCCGACGACCCACAATATTTCATCTCCTGCGGCAATGAGCGGTATTTTTTTTCTAAACCTGACAGGCACCTTTTCATCAATATAAAGATTTTTCAGCTTCTTCCTGCCCTCCATTCCCTTAATTTTTATTCTGTCTCCATTCCTGAAGTTTCTTACGATTAATGGCGCTGTTATTCGTTCCATATCGAGATAGATAACATTTTTATCATCCCTGTCCTTTTCCTCTATGGCTGATACCCTTTCGGATGTAAAGGTAAGGCCAAGCTGAGAAAGGGCCGTTTCTCCTTCAAGATTGAGAGGAAATGAAAAGGAAGAAATTTCCTCCCCTTCATTCAAAGAAAAGGCAAGCTTTCCATATTCTATAAATACTTTTATTCCCCCTGGAAGATCGATAGAAGAAGCGCTTTTTCCTCTCCCCGCCAAAACGTTCACTTGCAGGATGTGACGGGAGTAAAGTCCGCCGGATGCACCTGAAAGTTCATGACAGGCAAGTGATACCACCTTGCCTTTAAGGGCGGCAGGCAGAAGGTTAAATTGTGCAAGGTCAAGAAAAAGAACCTCTTCACCGGGCTCTATTTTAATTTTCTGAAAGGCCTCTGCGGCATTGCCGTCCAGGTAGGAGCTTACATCCCTGCTGATCTGTGAAAGCATATTCAGCTCTCCCTTTATATTGGGATTATAGCTTTTAAGGAGGGGCATCAGTTCATGGCGAATTTGGTTTCTCAAATACTTTTTGCTGAGATTTGAGCTGTCTTCAACGTACAAAATCCCCTCTTTTGAGGCATAAGCCGCTATTTCTTTTCTTGTCAGGCAGAGCATGGGCCTGATAATCTTTTCCCTTACCGGTGGAATCCCTCCCATACCGCTGATGCCGCTTCCTCTGATAATGCGCATGAGTACAGTCTCTGCCTGATCATCGGCGTTGTGGCCAAGGGCGATTTTGTCTCCCTTTACCGTCTCTGCCATGGCGTTGAAAAAAGCGTATCTTTCCTCTCTTCCTGCCGCCTGCAGGTTGCCGGGTAAAGTTTTCCGGGGATTTGTGAGGTTGATTCTCCTGCAATGACAGTCCAGTCCAAGATGAAGAGCCGTTTTTTTTACGAATTTTTCATCCCTATCGGATTCTTCAGCTCTAAGGCCGTGATTCAGGTGGGCAATAACAAGAGTGCCGCCTTTATCTTCCTGAAAACGGAGCAGGAGATGGAGCATTACCATGGAATCGATACCGCCGGAAAGAGCTGCAATGATCTTTTCACCGGGGGAGATCATTTCTTCCTGTTTAATGTAGTTGCAAAACTTCTCAAAAATCATGTTTTTCCATGGGCCCTGCCGGCAGGCCTTATGTTAAAAGTAAGCATAGCTCCTCTCTTTGTCAACGAGAGGGAACAAAAGTTTCATTAATTTAGGTGAAAAAAGGTAAGAAAGCTGTTTTGGGCTGATTAAATCAATACTTTCGCTTGCAATGAGTCTCTTTTCCTGTTTATACTGTGATCAAATTTAGAGGAGACCATTACCAATGATAAGCTACATATCAGAATCTGCCGCCTTCCTGTCCAAGGGGGGCATTGTCATGATCCCCATTATCATTTGCTCCTTAATCGGATTTGCTGTTTTTGTTGAAAGGTTGCTGGCATTAAAGAGAGACAAAATCATCCCCGCTGATCTCTTTGAAGAAACAAAAGTCCTTATCCTTGACCATAAGATAAATGAAGCGCTTGAACTTTGCAATGCAAATGGTTCTTCTCTGGCCCGGATCCTGAGGGTAGGCATTAAAAACTACGGCAGGTCGAGGGAAGCCGTTAAAGAGGTCATCGAAGAAGTGGGGAGGAGAGAGGTGGCCTTTTTGGATAAATATACGGGAATAATGGGCACCGTTGCCAATATTACTCCCCTTCTCGGGCTTCTCGGCACCGTTTCAGGCATGATCAAGGCTTTCAATCTTATCTCCTCAGTCGGTGTCGGTGATCCTGCCGTTCTTGCCGGAGGCATATCGGAGGCGCTTATTACGACGGCGTCGGGCCTGACCGTTGCCATCCCTACCTTTGTGGGCTACAAATTTCTTCTGAGCAAGGCTGATATTCTCGTTATTGAAATGGAAGAGTTCTCAACGGATGTTGTAGAACTTTTAAAGGGAGAAGAAGAGGAAAACCTGAAAAGCAGAGGCCGTACCGCTGACAGGCCAGGCTCTTCTTAAAAAGCATTCCTCTGCTTTTTCATTAAAATGCATGACTTTTCCGGTCCTTTTGTAAAGGTTTTACGCTATGGAATTCAAGAGAAAACAAAGAGCTGTCGTCCCTCCCGATATAACACCTCTCATTGATGTCGTCTTCCTGCTGCTCATTTTTTTCATGCTTTCCACCACTTTTATCATCAATCCCGGCATTAATATTAATCTCCCCAAATCTTCCGCTGAAGAAATAAAGATGGAGAAGCAGAAGGTTATCGTTACTATATCGAAGGATGGCGAGATTTATGTAGAAGACAAAAAGATCGATATGAATATTTTAAGAGTCATCCTTAATGATATGGTGAAGACAAGCAAGGAATCGACGGTTATTATCAGCGCTGATGAAGATACTTCACATGGTATCGTCGTATCTGTTATGGATATGGCCAAGTTATCAGGCGTCACGAGGCTGGCCATAGAGACGGAACCGAAATAAGCCTGTACGCAGAATATCTGATCATGAAGGGAGGTTGAGGGGGATGAAGGTCAAATATTATGGAACAAGGGGATCTATACCGACACCGGGTCCGGCAACCGTCAGGTATGGCGGGAATACTTCATGCGTCAGCGTTCAGGTTGGCCATAATCTGATCATCCTCGATGCCGGGTCCGGAATCAGGTTGCTCGGTATCGATCTTATGGATAACGGTTTTCTCAAAGGAAGCGGCAGTTGCAGCTTCTTCTTCAGTCATGTGCACTGGGACCATATCCAGGGCATTCCTTTTTTCCTTCCCGCTTATATTAAAGGGAATAATTTTGACTTTTACGGGTCACCTAACGTCCATACGACACTGGAAGAGGTTCTGGCCCATCAGCAGCAGTCCCTTAATTTTCCCATAGAATTCGGTGAAATGCCTGCCACATTTAATTTCTTTGACTTGAAAGACGGTGAATCCGTCGACATTGGGAATGCGAAAGTAACAAACAGGAAACTTCAACACCCGGGCGGGGTTTATGCTTACCGGATAGATGAAGGAGGCAAGAGTCTCGTTTACGCTACCGATACGGAACATTATTCCGTTCTCGACTGG is part of the Deltaproteobacteria bacterium genome and encodes:
- the cdaA gene encoding diadenylate cyclase CdaA, whose product is MPELLKEFSWWRDTLDILVVAFIIYRVLLLIQGTRAVQMLKGFSVIFLVYFISQKAELLILHWILTNFLSSIILVIIVIFQHDIRRALTRVGTVPFFTYSETVDESRVIDEIMKAAVSLANKKIGALIVLEREIGLKDYVDIGVKLDAAVNKEVLHSIFLPNSPIHDGAIIIQDGRITAAGALLPLTANPVFDKSLGTRHKAAMGLTEETDAVVIVVSEERGRTSIVEGGIITQDLDTNILKENLLRHFRKKGHKGLASGEK
- the folP gene encoding dihydropteroate synthase is translated as MAVHKLKEVTSSQIRKKGNETICPLKRENVDLDYGGGILPLGDRTHIMGILNVTPDSFSDGGNYLDPFKAIDQAARMIDDGAHIIDMGGESTRPGAAPVSGEEELKRILPVIKVLAKSVSVPISVDTYKAEVARRVIDAGAHIINDISGLRFDPHMARVAAEANCPVIVMHIKGKPGNMQINPQYDSLMDEVKGYLEESIFLAEEAGIASEKIIIDPGIGFGKRFEDNLQLINRLGEFNVLGKAILIGPSRKSFVGQILDAPPEERVEGTIAASILAIEKGAHIIRVHDVREAAKAVKVADAILKSN
- the ftsH gene encoding ATP-dependent zinc metalloprotease FtsH is translated as MNNFSKNLTLWLVMGLTLILLFSLFNQPQHKPDEALFSDFMISVEQGDVADVTIQGRNLMGKYTDGREFTSYAPDDPDLVRTLRDKGVRIKAMPHEESVSIWTIFISWFPMLLLIAVWIFFMRQMQSGGGKAMSFGKSRAKLLTEDQQKVTFKDVAGVEEAKVELEEIIEFLKNPKKFTKLGGKIPKGVLLVGPPGTGKTLLAKAIAGEAGVPFFTISGSDFVEMFVGVGASRVRDLFTQGKKNAPCIIFIDEIDAVGRHRGAGLGGGHDEREQTLNQLLVEMDGFESNEGVILISATNRPDVLDPALMRPGRFDRQVVVPRPDVKGREKILEVHTKNIPLDGQIDLAIIARGTPGFSGADLANLVNEAALLAARRDRDKVSMVELDEAKDKVLMGVERKSMIISEEEKKSTAYHEAGHTLVAKLIPGSDPIHKVSIIPRGMALGITQQLPIDERHTYSRDGLLARIAILMGGRVAEEIVLDELSTGAGNDIERATDLARKMVCEWGMSDKMGPLAFGKKEEQIFLGREFAQHKDYSEATAISIDEEVKRIVTEGYERATNLLKKNIDYLYRLTEELLVKESLEGTEVEEIIKGAKPEPARKKTVVKSRKKPTPPEPAGAMA
- the tilS gene encoding tRNA lysidine(34) synthetase TilS, with the protein product MIFEKFCNYIKQEEMISPGEKIIAALSGGIDSMVMLHLLLRFQEDKGGTLVIAHLNHGLRAEESDRDEKFVKKTALHLGLDCHCRRINLTNPRKTLPGNLQAAGREERYAFFNAMAETVKGDKIALGHNADDQAETVLMRIIRGSGISGMGGIPPVREKIIRPMLCLTRKEIAAYASKEGILYVEDSSNLSKKYLRNQIRHELMPLLKSYNPNIKGELNMLSQISRDVSSYLDGNAAEAFQKIKIEPGEEVLFLDLAQFNLLPAALKGKVVSLACHELSGASGGLYSRHILQVNVLAGRGKSASSIDLPGGIKVFIEYGKLAFSLNEGEEISSFSFPLNLEGETALSQLGLTFTSERVSAIEEKDRDDKNVIYLDMERITAPLIVRNFRNGDRIKIKGMEGRKKLKNLYIDEKVPVRFRKKIPLIAAGDEILWVVGLRHGGNAIADCRSKDILKVSKN
- a CDS encoding MotA/TolQ/ExbB proton channel family protein, which translates into the protein MISYISESAAFLSKGGIVMIPIIICSLIGFAVFVERLLALKRDKIIPADLFEETKVLILDHKINEALELCNANGSSLARILRVGIKNYGRSREAVKEVIEEVGRREVAFLDKYTGIMGTVANITPLLGLLGTVSGMIKAFNLISSVGVGDPAVLAGGISEALITTASGLTVAIPTFVGYKFLLSKADILVIEMEEFSTDVVELLKGEEEENLKSRGRTADRPGSS
- a CDS encoding biopolymer transporter ExbD, which gives rise to MEFKRKQRAVVPPDITPLIDVVFLLLIFFMLSTTFIINPGININLPKSSAEEIKMEKQKVIVTISKDGEIYVEDKKIDMNILRVILNDMVKTSKESTVIISADEDTSHGIVVSVMDMAKLSGVTRLAIETEPK
- a CDS encoding MBL fold metallo-hydrolase, giving the protein MKVKYYGTRGSIPTPGPATVRYGGNTSCVSVQVGHNLIILDAGSGIRLLGIDLMDNGFLKGSGSCSFFFSHVHWDHIQGIPFFLPAYIKGNNFDFYGSPNVHTTLEEVLAHQQQSLNFPIEFGEMPATFNFFDLKDGESVDIGNAKVTNRKLQHPGGVYAYRIDEGGKSLVYATDTEHYSVLDWRLKELAKDADLLIYDCNFTPDEYENKKRIGWGHSTYKEGVKVAKAANVKALHMFHHDPTHSDDFLETEILEPARKLFPESHLAREGWEFTI